A window of Haloarcula marismortui ATCC 43049 genomic DNA:
AGCCAACCCGGTACGTGGCATCAGCAGACCGGCGACCGCGTACCGTGCTTTTCGAAACCAGTGCCTCAGTCTCGATACGGCGCGACCGCTTCGAGGAAGCCATCGCCATAGCTCGCATCAGTCACCCGGTCGGCCCGTTCGAGCGCCGTTTCATCGGCATTGGCGACGGCTACGGCTTCACCGGCCAAGTCGAACATCTGTGCGTCGTTCACCGAGTCGCCGACCGCCAGGAACTCTGCCGGGTCCAGATCCAACTCCGAACACACCGCTTCGAGCCCAGTCCCCTTGTCGACGACAGGGTCTGTGACGTGGTAGGCGAAGCCGGTATCGAGGACGACGAGCCCGCGTGCCGCGGCCAGTTCTTCCAGCGGTTCGAGCGGCTGGTCGAGCGAGACAACGAGTTCCGTCTCGCGCCAACGGTTTGCAAGGTCTATCTGTCCGAAGCCGAGGTCGTGACCTAGGTCGCGATAGGATTCGCCGACCGCCAGCGCCGCCTCATGGTCGCCTTCCAATCTGAGTTCATCGGTGGCTTCGACGAACACGACGCCGCCGTTCTCGGCAACGACTGTCCGATCGAGGCCGAGAAACTCACAGAGCGCAATCGGGAACGGCATCGCTTTCCCAGTCGCGATGACGACACGTGCGGGCCACTCGCGGAGGACCGGTATGACATGAGGGTCAAGCGCGCGACTCTCGTCGGTCAGTGTCCCATCGATATCCACGATAAGGGGAGGTGTGTCGCTGTCCATACGTTCGGGTTCGGAGCGTCGGATATGTGGGTTGCGGTCAGTCGTCAGTTAGCGTCTCGTAGGCCGCCTGCACCTGCTTGAATTCCCTCTCGCTCCCGCTGTCGGTGTCGGGATGGACCTCTTTGACTTTCTCGCGGTAGGCTCGTTTGATAGTACTCTGGTCGGCGTCCGGGTCGAGGCCTAACCGCTTGTAGGCCTCCGCCGGACTCGGTCCCGACGACTGGACGCGCTGTCGGCGCTGCCGGCCACCCGCTTGCTGGCGGCGCTGCCGTTGCCGCCCCTGCCCACGGCGTTGGCCGCCCTGGGTCGCTTGCGAACGGCGCGCCCGGCGGCCGTCCCGCGGTGGTTCCCATTCCTCCCGCGGGCCAGCCCCGAACCCCCCACGGCGGGCGTTCCCCGTGTTCTGTGCCGCCTGTCGCTCAACCCGCTCGTAGAGGCTCGCAGCCATCTTCCCGCTGAGGTGGTAGTACATGAAATACGTCGACACCCCGAACATGAGCGCCAGGAAGAGCACCGCAGGATTGATCACGAGACCCACCGCCGTCAGGACGACTGTCAGGCCTCCGAACACCACCGCGATTCCCTTGGTGAGCCCATCGTACTGCACGCACGTTCCTTCGGTCCACAGACCTGTAAGCGTCCCGCCTCTCGCCGTCCATCCAGTCCGTTTTCGAACTAGATAGCGGGCACATTCCCGGATGATACAGGACCGGAACAGAACGGAACCACACGATATCGACACCAACGGACTGACAGACCTGTTTTGCCAAAACCGCACCACGGCAGCGTGTCTGACACAGCCTCAGTACCTCCCTACGAACTGTTAGTAAGTGTTTATCACCACGCGCAAACCCCCACGAGTTTCTACTGGATATCTCGCTCACGTCTGGTGATTCACGGGGTCGGGTTTTCACTTTCACCTCGGTCTAGACAGTATTAAGGAGAACCGACGGCATCTATTCCGTTGTACGCGGCTATCGTTTCACGCGTCACCAGCACAGTTCGTCGAGCACCGTAGCCACGACTCCGGAGATTGCTACGGCCGCCGCCGAATCGCAGACAAGAAGGATTAAACGCTATCGATGACTACGTATTCGCCGCCAGAAATGACAGGATCACGGGTAGCTACGACGAGGGGTATCGACCGACAGACGGCCGCTGTCGGGAGGAGGAGCGGGCGATGAGTAACAGCGACCTTTCCGCTGACGAGATTACGCTCCCGATCAAACGTACCGACGGTGACACTATCGAAGAGCGACTCACAGGCAATGCCTACCACAACATCCTCCCGGCTCGCTACCTCCGGAAGGATGCCAACGGGGACCTCATCGAGGGACCCGAAGACCTCTTTGACCGTGTCGCAAAGAACATCGCGCTCGCTGAAGCTGTGTTCGAGGCCAACAAGCAGGACGTCGACGTACACGTCTCGCCGGACCAGCTGAAGCCCGACCACCCGCGCCGCGACGAACTCGCCGACGAGGTGTTCGGCAAAGGAACGTCCGTCGACGACGACGTCGAGACCGAACTCTCTGTCTACAACGTCAACAAGTTTGCCTACGAGACGGTCGTGCCGGAACTGCCCGAAGGTGTCCGCGACCACGTCAAATCGACCGCCGACGCCTTCCAAGAGCAGATGGAGCAGCTCTCCTTCATGCCGAACTCGCCGACGCTGATGAACGCCGGCGACGAACTCCAGCAGCTGTCTGCTTGTTTCGTCGACTCACCGGGTGACGACATCGACGACATCCACCAGACCGCCAAGGAGGCCGCGCAGGTCTTCCAGTCCGGCGGTGGCATGGGCTATGCGTTCTGGAAGCTTCGCCCGTACGGCGACCCCGTCGGCTCGACCGGCGGCATCGCCTCCGGTCCCATCACGTTCATGCGGACCTACGACCAGATGTGCGAGACCATCGCGCAGGGCGGCGCCCGCCGTGGCGCACAGATGGGTGTCATGCGCGTCTCCCACCCGGATGTCATCCAGTTCATCCACGCCAAGAACAAGGACGTCTCACTCGCCGAGACGCTGCGCCTGAACGACCCGGACGACTTCACGCACAACTCCTTCGCAGAGGCGCTGGAGGAAGCACGGGAACTCATCGACGACGACGGACAGGTGCCAAAGCACCTCCGCAACGCCGTCGAGGGTCACCTGTCGAATTTCAACATCTCCGTCGGCGTCACCGACGACTTCATGGAGGCGTTGAAGGCCGGCGAGGAATTCACCTTCACGAACCCGCGAACGGGCGACGCCCATATTGTCACTGAGGAGACGAAAGAGCTGTACGATATGTTCGGCCTCGGCGAGCACGTCGAGGTCGGCGAGGAACTCTCGATCCCGGCCGAGGAACTCTGGGATGATATCGTTGAGGGCGCGCACGAGAACGGCGAACCCGGCGTTATCTACCTCGAACGGGTGAACAAGCAGCACTCCTTCGACGTGGAGGAGCACCCCGACCACGAGATCCTCGCCACGAATCCGTGTGGCGAACAGCCACTCGAAGAGTACGAGGCCTGCAACCTTGGCCACATCAACCTCTCGACGCTGGCCGCCACGGACGCGCCGGACTGGCGCGTCTGGTCGGAGGCCCACGCGGACGAGTACGACTCGATTGACGCGGCTATCGACGCGTTCCTCGAAGAAGCGATCGACTGGGACGAGTTCGACCGACGCATCGAACTCGGGACCCGCTTCCTCGAAAACGTTGTCACGATGTCGGACTTCCCGGTCGAGAAGATCGAGCAGAAGGTCCGGGAGATGCGCAAAATCGGCCTCGGTATCATGGGGCTGGCCCAGCTGTACATCCAGCTCGGCGTCGCCTACGGGACCGAGGAGGCCAACGAGATCGCCCGCCAGACGATGCGCCACATCAACCACGGGTCCAAGGCCGCGAGCCACGAACTCGCCGAGGAACGGGGCGTCTTCACTGAGTGGGAGAACTCCAAGTACGCGAACCCGACAGACTACTCCGACTGGTTCGAGAAGCAGACCGGCGAGGACGCGGCGGACTGGGAAGACGGCTACCCGATCCGCAACCACAACACGACGACCATCGCCCCGACCGGGACGACCTCGATGATTGGCAACACCACCGGCGGGTGTGAGCCCATCTACAACGTCGCCTACTACAAGAACGTCTCCGACGACGTGCAGGGCGACGAGATGCTCGTTGAGTTCGACGACTACTTCCTCCGCGCACTGGAGGACAACGACATCGACGTCGAGGCCGTCAAGCAGGAGGCTCAGGAGCAGATGGCCAACAACGAGTTCGACGGCGTCGACGGGCTGACGACCGTGCCCGACGCCATCGGCGAGCTGTTCGTCACCACCGGCGACCTCTCGGCGAAGCAGCACGCGGGTATTCAGGTAGCCTGTCAGGAGGGCGTCGACTCCGCCATCTCGAAGACGGTCAACGCCCCGAACGACTCCACGACAGAGGACGCCGCCGAAGTGTTCGAGTACATCTACGACCACGGCGGCAAGGGCGTCACCTACTACCGCGACGGTACCCGCAGCAAGCAGGTGCTGACCACGCGCGCCCAGAACACGGAGTTCTCGGACATGGACGCCGACGAGATCGTCGCACAGATCGAAGAGGTCTTCGGCGGCATCGAGGGCTTCCTCGAGGACGAGGCCGTTCAGGCCGCCATCGACGACTCCATCCAGCAGGTGCTGGGTGTCGCCGACGGGGACGCCGAGTACGCTGAGAAGCAGACCCGGCCGGACGTGCTCCACGGCGTGACACAGCGCATCGACACCGGCTACGGGAAGCTCTACGTCAACATCAACGAGGACCCCGAAGCCGACCGGCCGTTCGAGCTGTTCGCCAACATCGGCAACTCCGGTGGCTTCACCGCCTCCTTCACCGAGGCGCTGGCCAAGACCATCTCGACGGCACTTCGCTCGGGCGTCGACCCCGAAGAGATCGCCGACGAACTGCAGGGTATCCGGTCGCCGAAGGTCGCCTGGGACAAGGGCGAGCAGATCCAGTCCATCCCGGACGCCATCGGCACGGCCCTGCGTCGCTACCTCGACGGCGACGTCGACAAGGCCTACCCCGACCAGACCACACTAGAGGAAACCGCCGAAAAAGCTGAAGGCGAGACCGCCACCCAGACCCAGACCGACGGCGGCGCGGCCGCCGCAGCTGACGCGGGTGGCGACCAGCAGGACATCATCGACGCCGGCGAGAGCCCGGAGTGTCCTGACTGTGGCTCGCTGTCGCTGTACTACTCGGAAGGCTGCAAGACCTGCGAGTCCTGTGGCTGGTCCGAGTGCTGAACGCCGCCGCCTGAGACGCGGATTCGGATTTCGCCGCGCCTGAAGCCCGCTTTTTCGCTGTGCACTGACTCGCTGAGGGCCGGCTACCGGAATTCCGTCACGTCGTACACGCCGGTAATCGTCGTTTCCTCGACAGTCGCGGTGATTTCTGTCCCTTCTTCGGCTGCCGAGTCTGCGACAAGCGTCACTGGCTCGATGGGTTGGCGGCGGAGAAATGCCGCAATCCGTTCGAGCCACGACGGCTTCCCGCCCTTGCGGCAGACGATGACGTAGCGTGAGTCCGCGAGCGACGCCATCTTGGGCTCGAAGTCGTAGTCCTCGTGGTCGGCTGGCGGGACGACGTGGATGACCTCGCCCGCAATCGTCTCGTCCATACGCACAGTAGCGACTACAGCGGTATGTGCCGCTCGCTTTGCACTATGAGTACTGTTTGGAGACCCAGCCCGAGGCACCGCTGGGATACGAGTCGGTCTCTGTTTCCGGCTGCACCTCGCCGCGCTGGTCGACCATTCGGACGACGACGGTGTGACCGCTGGACGGTGGGTCGTAAGTGTACTCCCACTGCCGCCAGGCGTCCGCGGCGGGGCCGTCGCCGCTGGCTGCGGGCAGTTGGTCCGAGAGCGTCGCGTCCGCCCACGTCTCGCCGCCGTCGGTGGAGACTTCGACGCGCTTGACACCGCGCAGGCCGGCGTAAGCAGGGCCGCCGATACGTCGGCGGCCGTCCGAAAGCATCGATTCGTGGTGGAGTTTAGCGACCGGATTCACCGGTCCGGTCCCCTGCCAACCGCGTTTCTCCCAGTAGCCGTCGGCCTCCTCGTCCAGCACCTCGATTTCCGAGAGCCACTTGACGTTGACCTCGCCCCAGTGGCCGGGGACCAGCGCTCGGACGGGGTAGCCGTGGCCGCGCGGGAGTATCTTCCCGTTCATCCCGTAGGCGAGCATCCCGCCCCGGAGCGCGTCGATGGGGAACTCCTCGTAGTAGTCGTCTTCGGCCCGGAGCATGACGCACTCACAGCCGCTCTGGACGCCGGCTTCTTCGAGCAGGCTGTCGACGGGAACGCCGGTCCATAGCGCGTTATCCGTCTTGTAGCCGTTGAGGCTCTCCCCCACGCAACGAAGCGTAACAAACCGGTTTTCGGCATCCATCTCTATGATATCCTCATAGTCGAGCGTGACCTCCTCTTCGACAGCACCGGTGATAGAGAGCGACCAGTCCGCGGCCGAGATCTGCGGGTCGATGGAGTTGATGTCGACCTCGTAGAAGTTCTCGCTGACCAGCGGGTCTATGTCGCCAAAGCCCAGCGATGACTCCGCTGCGACGGCAAGCTTCTCGTCGACATCGTCGAGGTCCGCCCCCGGCGCATTCAGTACGGGCGCGTCGTCACCCGTCGCGGCGACCGACCGCTGGTTGCCAGCCGCGTAGCCGACCGTCGCCGCGCCGATGGCCGCGCCGACCGTCGAGAGCGCTCGCCGTCGTTTCGAGGATATCGGTGACACCGAGCCACCGAATCCGTCGAGGAGTTGCGCAAGGCCGACGACGGCGGCGGCGGGGACCGCCGGGCCAGCGGCAAGGACGACTTCGCCGGTGAGAACGACGCTGACGGCCCACGTTACGACAGCCGTTCCGACGACAGGGAGGGCGCGGTTGTTCGTCAGTTGCCCGGTGAGGATAGCTGCCCTGGCCGCCAGTGCGATGAACAGCCCAGCGAGCGCGATGGCGAGCAGGAGATTGAGCTGTTGGCCGAGGCTGCCGAGCGTCGAGATAGCAGTCGAGACGACGATACCGGGCATCGACCGCGCGAGCGTCCGCTCGATTGGCGAGGCGATAAATGCGGGCGCGTAGCCGGTCACCGCGTAGGACCCGGCCAGACCCGCGATAGCTGCGGCGACGCTGACCAGCAGCCGACCGCCGGGCGAGTCGAGGAGGTCGTCAGTCATGGCTGAACCGACGGCCTACCCCGCAAAAGGGATTGTTCCAATTTCGGCTAGAATCCGTTCCGAAACTCCGGAAGACACAAGCGAGCGGGGCTGCTCTACAGAATCATGGACGAGCAGCCCGGCGGTCGGCCCTGCCCGCTCTGTGAGCGGGCGATGTACCACCGACACTGCAAGTACGTCTGTCCGGAACACGGGGTCGTGTACGACTGCGCGGACACGTTCTACTGACGAGACGCTCACGGGTTTATTAGCTTGGAACAATGAAAAGAGTGGTATGAGTGGTCACGGGGAGGAGATTTCGGTGCTGCACGTCGACGACGACCCCGACCTTGGCGACCTCGTTGCGGTCCATCTGGAACAAACGCACGGCAACCTCTCTGTCTGTACCGAGCGAAGTGCGGCCGATGGGTTAGAACGATTGTCCGAGCACACGTTCGACTGTGTCGTTAGCGATCACGACATGCCGGGCATGGGCGGGCTCGAATTTCTGAAGGTCGTTCGCGAGGAGTACGACGAACTCCCGTTTATTCTCTTTACTGGCAAAGGAAACGAGGAAATCGCGAGTGATGCTATCTCAGCCGGTGTCACCGAATACCTCCAGAAAGGGATGGGGACAGACCAGTACGCCGTGCTTGCCAACCGTATCGAGCGGGCTGTCGAGGAACGACGGGCCAAGACCGCGCTCGAAGAGTCCGAGCGAATGCTGTCGACGCTCATTTCGAATCTGCCGGGGATGGTGTATCGCGCCCGGAACGAGCCTGATTGGCCGATGGAGTTCGTTAGCGACGGTGCAGCGGAGCTAGTCGGCTACAGTTCGGAGGCGTTCGAGCGTGGCGATGTCTCCTGGGGTGCGCTGATCAAGGACTCCGAAACGGAGCGTCTCTGGGAAACGGTCCAGACCTGTATTGCCGCCGGCGAACCGTTCGAGGTCTCCTACCAGATCGAGACGGCCGACGGTGAGACCCGCTGGATGTGGGAGCGTGGGCGTGTCGTTGACACTGACGACAATGGCGTCGAAATCCTCGAAGGGTTCATCACCGACGTGACTGCGCGCGAGGAGCGTGAACGGGAGCTCGCGGATCAACGGGCATTTACCGAGAAGCTCATCGACTCCATCGACGATATGTTCTACGTCGTCGGTACCGACGGCAGCCTGGTCAGGTGGAACGACACCGTCTCGTCGGTGACCGGCTACACCAACGAGAAGTTGGCGTCGATGGACATTGGGGACATCGTCGCGGATTCCGACCACGAGAAATTATGGGAGGTATTCGAGGAGACGCTGGAAACTGGATACGGAACCATTGAGGCAGGAATCGAGACGGCTGACGGCGAGAGGCTCCAGTACGAATTTAAGGGATCGCTTATCGAAGACGGGCGTGGCGACCTGTTCGGGATTGCCGGTATCGGCCGGGATATCACCGAACGGAAACGTCGAGAGCGGGAGCTCAGGGAGTACCGCACGCTGGTCGAGAACGTCGGGGACCCGATGTATATCCTCGACACCGACGGTCGCATCGAAATGGCAAACGAGGCGATGGCCGCCCATCTCGGGTACGACCGCGCGGAGATCGTCGGCTCGGAGCCAGCCCGGTTCATGCCCGAAGCGGACGTCGAAAGAGGGACAGCACTCATCCGTGACCTGCTTGGCGACGACGAGCGAACGTGGGCTGCTTACGAGATGCGGACGATATCCGCGGACGGGACGGTCCGGATCAACGAGGACAGGATCGCGCCGCTGTTCGACGAGGAGGGGAACTTCGACGGCTCGGTCGGTGTGATGCGCGAGACGACGGAGCGCAAGCAACGCGAGCGGGAACTCGAACGCTACGAGACGATTATCGAGGCCGTTGGCGACCCGGTGTACACGCTCGATGACGAGGGTGTATTCACCTACGTGAACGAGGCGATAGAGCAACTGACGGGGTTCGAACCGGACGAACTGATCGGCGAGCACATCTCGACGATCATGACCGGCGAGGACATCAACCGCGGAAGCGAGCTCATCCGGACAATCCTGTCTGACCCGACCCGACAGAACGTGACCTTCGAAACGGATATTGTCGACCAGACCGGGAATCACACGCCTATCGAGATCCATATCGCGTTGCTTCCAGCCGCAGACGGGGAGTTCAACGGCACAGCGGGCGTCATCCGCGATATCAGCGACCGGAAAGACAGGGAGCGACAGCTCGCGGAGTTCGCCTCTGTCGTTAGCCACGACCTCCGAAACCCGCTGAACGTGGTCAAAAGGCGGATATCGGTCGCCCGGACATCGGGCGACGTATCACACCTCGAGGCGGCGGAGTCCGCGGCCGACCGGATGGACGAACTCATCAACGACCTGTTGACGCTCGCCAGGCAGGGCGAGACGGTCGGCGAGACGGCGATGGTGGATCTCGCTGCCCTCGCAGGTCAGGCCTGGATCGATGTCGAAACCGGCGAAGCCACGCTCGAAAAGATCGGGACAGCGACGATTGAAGCTGACGCGGCACGGCTCCGCGCGGTGTTCGAGAACCTGTTCTGCAACGCTGTGAAACACGGGCGTCGCGCGGACGGCGCCCCAATCACCGTCTCCGTCGGCACAACGGACACCGGGTTTTATGTCGCCGACGACGGCGTCGGAATCCCACCTGAAGAGCGAGATGACGTGTTCGAGCGCGGCTACACCACGAGCGACGCGGGGACCGGGTTCGGTCTGGCAATCGTCGCTGAGGTCGCACAGGCCCACGGGTGGTCGGTGTCGGTGACAGAGAGCGAGAGCGGCGGCGCGCGGTTCGAGTTCACGACGAGTTCGGAGCGCTGACGTGGCGATAGGCCGGCCCCGCAAGCACCAGCACGGCCAGCGCCGCGGAGAACAGCAGGACGTGTGGGAGCGCGTCGATGGTGAGGCCAGTGAGCGTCAGCGACCGCAGCGACGCGCCCGCAGTGACTTCGACCGCGACCCACGGAATCTCGCCGATGAACGTCCCGACAGCAAAGGAGCGCGGCGAGACGCGGGCGAACCCGGCCCCGTAGGAGACGGGGTCCGCGGGCACGGGTGAGAGTCGCGCCGCGAGGACGCCCCGCGTCTCGCCGGTCACCTCGATGATCCGCCGGCCGGAGTCCCCAAGCCAGCCGAACATCCCGCCTTGCTCACCGGCCCGGAGTGCGAATCGGTAGGGAATGAGGCAGGTGACGAGTGCACCCATCAGCGCGACCGGGAAGCCGTACTTGACCCCAAGGACGAACCCGACGAACGCAGATAACGGCATCGTCGGCCACGCGAAGAACGGGCGGACCAGATACAGGCCGACGATGACACCCGCGAGGTAGACAGGGTGGTCAGCGAGGTGCAGCAGCTGGGCCACCACCCGCTCGGGTGTAAGCAGCGTCGTCACAATAGCGACGACTGCCACCAGTCCGGCGGTCCCGATCAGCTGTCGCTTCGCGAGGCGGTCCATCTACCCAAGTGGGCGGTAGCAATCGACAAACGCTTTGTGGTATCTTTTACGTTGCTCGGGGTTGAATCGGCGATTGTGTCCGAGACGCGAGACCCGGTCGAGCTCGGTGTCGAACTACTCGCCCATCTGGAACACGGGGAGCTGTCCGTCGCCGACGCCCTCGACCGTATCGAGACGGTGACGACCAACCCACAGGTCCAGCGCGAGATACTCGACACTGCAGTGATGCGGGGGCTCATCGAACGCGAGAACGGCGTTATCCGCCCGCGATCACAGGGGTCGTACGTGAACTTCGACAGCGATGTCGTCGTCCGTGACGGGGAGTTCTCGTGTCAGCGCTGTGGTGCAGCTATCAGTACGGGCCACTTCGTCCAGTTTGACGACGGCGAACTGGGCCCGTTCGGGTCGACGTGCATTCGGAAAGTGTTGGGGAGAGAGTAGCGAGGGGCACGACAGAAGGGGGTGGTCCTCGGTTTGAGAACGGGGAGCGGCGCGACCCGTGACCAGGGTGTGGCCCTCGGTGGACGAGCAGCGACCGAAACGAGCCGCAAGCAGCGAAAGCGCGGTTGCTGTCGCAGCGACGGTCTCAGCGTGTCATTGAGGACAACGGCCAGAGAATAGCGAGCCTCCCGAGACGGGCATCAAGGCGGAACGCGGCGGCTTAGCGACCCTGCCGGAGTTCCTTGATGAGCTGTTTGATCGTTCGCTCCTGTCTCTGGAGCTGTTCGTTCTGAGCCTCGACAGCGGCGGTCAGTTCTGCGACCTGTGCCTCGAGTTCAGCGATATCGGGGTCTGTGGTGGTGTCCGACTCGACCGATCCGGTGTCTATGCCAGCTGTGTCACTGGATCGTGTCTCCGTCGGGGCTTCAGTGGTGGGTCCCTGCTCATTGGTCGATGCGGTCGCAGCCTGTGTACTGGCGCTCGTGGACTCACTCTCGGAATCGTCACCGCCCTCCTCGTCGTTGCTCACAAGCGGGTCGATGCCAGATTCAAGGCCGAGACCGTTGCCGGCTTCGTCAGCACTCTTGTCGGGGTCGGCTCCAACCTTGGCATTGAGGTCGGCAAGTGAATCGACTTCGTGGTACGCGAAGAGGGCCTCTTCCAGCGCTTTCCGGACCATTGGTGCTTCCTCGGACGGCGCTTTGATGCGTTCTGGCCGCTCGTTAAACGAGAGGACGACGGCCGTAGCGACGCTCCCCTCTTCGAACTCTAGACCAGTCACGTCGTCGAAGGAGAACGCCTCGTAGTCGGCGTCCCAGGTGACGTTGCCGATGTGCTTGAGCAGTTGGCGGTCGGTAACCACCAGCGTGAGTTCGCTGAACCGGAACACGCCGACGAGACTCTCGTCGGGGGCGATGCCGCCCGAGACAGTGAGCTTCCCTTCGAGCAACCGTTCGAGGACGGCATCAGCGCGGCTCCCGGGGACAGACAGTTCGAGCTTCTCACTGGTGTAGATGAGCGAGAATTTGGTCTTGCGGCGGCCTTCCGAAACCGTGAGCCGTTCGAAGTCGTGCGGATAGCTGGCGACCTTCTCGTCGCTGAGAAGGCCCTCACCGCGGTAGACGAGCGTCCGGGTCGGTGTGAAACAGGCCGCGTCTTCGTCACCGAGGTTGACACCGCCCCGGATCTCCTCGTCCCCGAGTTCCTGCTGGACGAGGTCTGGTATCTCCATACTGCCTGCATACCTGCGTGGTGGCTTAAATCCGCGGGTCGAGTAGCAACGCCGGTGAGGCGCTCGCGGCGTGGGACTGTACCACAGTCTCGACAGAGATGAGAACCTTCAAGACGGCTAACGGCCAACGGCTGAATGCACCCGCGCCCGGGTGGCTTAGCTGGACATAGCGCCGCACTCATAGGGTCTTTCGACTCATGCGGCAGTGCACCCGTCATGACCCCGGGGCGCTCGTCACGCCCCAGACCTGGGCCATGCGGAGATCGAGGGTTCGGAGCCCTCCCCGGGCATTTTCCAGATCACATCGACAAGCAGCCAGTAGCGTCTCTATCTCGGATTCGGGAACAGCACTACACCAGTCCGAGCGGCGGTGTGCCGAGCAAGCGGACTGCGTCGTCAACGAGTTGTTCTCAAACGCCAGTACGTTTGCTCCGACTGCTCGACGCATTACTGTCGCTCCGTGAGAAAAGAATCGCCAGCGATTAGCCAGATGAGAGCCCGTTACCGGGGAACTGCTGAAATACGGACTCGAAATCGTCAATCTCTGCGGCCGTGGCATCGGCCCTTTGGCGGAGTTCTTCGAACCGCTCGTTGACGGTCTGGTATTCATCGCTTGCTTCGAGTTGTGGTGTGTTCTTCTGGGTTTCTAGTGTCGCCTTCTTCGAAGCTACGGCGAAGTACTCCTGAACCCGGTCGTCGTACGTGGTTCGGATAAGCATCTCCGAGACGGTGTCGAGGAGGTCCTCGCGGCTGACCGGCTTGGTCAGATACTCGTCGAAGGGCATCTCGACAATGTCGAAGTCCGGGTCGACGGCCGTCACCATCACTACTGCGGGGTCGATACCCCGTTCTGCGATGGTGTCGAGGACCTCGTCACCACTCATGTCGGGCATCTGTCGGTCCAGAAAGACGACGTCGACGGACGCGTCGGCTAACTGGAGCGCCTCAGTACCGCTGTGTGCGGTCCGAACGTCGTGTGCGGTCAGCAGCCACGTCGAATACAGGTCCGCGATATCTTGCTCATCGTCAACGACGAGCACTGTTGCCTCCTCGGTCTCACCACGCTTTTGCACTTGTTGTCCCTCCTGTCGACTCACGCACTGCTCTCACGGTGACTTTCCTGAACAGCAAAATAAAGCTACCCAGCAGATTATCTATTTTGAGAATGCTATGGTTGTCCTATTGT
This region includes:
- a CDS encoding PAS domain S-box protein, yielding MSGHGEEISVLHVDDDPDLGDLVAVHLEQTHGNLSVCTERSAADGLERLSEHTFDCVVSDHDMPGMGGLEFLKVVREEYDELPFILFTGKGNEEIASDAISAGVTEYLQKGMGTDQYAVLANRIERAVEERRAKTALEESERMLSTLISNLPGMVYRARNEPDWPMEFVSDGAAELVGYSSEAFERGDVSWGALIKDSETERLWETVQTCIAAGEPFEVSYQIETADGETRWMWERGRVVDTDDNGVEILEGFITDVTAREERERELADQRAFTEKLIDSIDDMFYVVGTDGSLVRWNDTVSSVTGYTNEKLASMDIGDIVADSDHEKLWEVFEETLETGYGTIEAGIETADGERLQYEFKGSLIEDGRGDLFGIAGIGRDITERKRRERELREYRTLVENVGDPMYILDTDGRIEMANEAMAAHLGYDRAEIVGSEPARFMPEADVERGTALIRDLLGDDERTWAAYEMRTISADGTVRINEDRIAPLFDEEGNFDGSVGVMRETTERKQRERELERYETIIEAVGDPVYTLDDEGVFTYVNEAIEQLTGFEPDELIGEHISTIMTGEDINRGSELIRTILSDPTRQNVTFETDIVDQTGNHTPIEIHIALLPAADGEFNGTAGVIRDISDRKDRERQLAEFASVVSHDLRNPLNVVKRRISVARTSGDVSHLEAAESAADRMDELINDLLTLARQGETVGETAMVDLAALAGQAWIDVETGEATLEKIGTATIEADAARLRAVFENLFCNAVKHGRRADGAPITVSVGTTDTGFYVADDGVGIPPEERDDVFERGYTTSDAGTGFGLAIVAEVAQAHGWSVSVTESESGGARFEFTTSSER
- a CDS encoding TVP38/TMEM64 family protein; this translates as MDRLAKRQLIGTAGLVAVVAIVTTLLTPERVVAQLLHLADHPVYLAGVIVGLYLVRPFFAWPTMPLSAFVGFVLGVKYGFPVALMGALVTCLIPYRFALRAGEQGGMFGWLGDSGRRIIEVTGETRGVLAARLSPVPADPVSYGAGFARVSPRSFAVGTFIGEIPWVAVEVTAGASLRSLTLTGLTIDALPHVLLFSAALAVLVLAGPAYRHVSAPNSS
- a CDS encoding DUF5830 family protein translates to MLGVESAIVSETRDPVELGVELLAHLEHGELSVADALDRIETVTTNPQVQREILDTAVMRGLIERENGVIRPRSQGSYVNFDSDVVVRDGEFSCQRCGAAISTGHFVQFDDGELGPFGSTCIRKVLGRE
- a CDS encoding DUF7115 domain-containing protein, whose product is MEIPDLVQQELGDEEIRGGVNLGDEDAACFTPTRTLVYRGEGLLSDEKVASYPHDFERLTVSEGRRKTKFSLIYTSEKLELSVPGSRADAVLERLLEGKLTVSGGIAPDESLVGVFRFSELTLVVTDRQLLKHIGNVTWDADYEAFSFDDVTGLEFEEGSVATAVVLSFNERPERIKAPSEEAPMVRKALEEALFAYHEVDSLADLNAKVGADPDKSADEAGNGLGLESGIDPLVSNDEEGGDDSESESTSASTQAATASTNEQGPTTEAPTETRSSDTAGIDTGSVESDTTTDPDIAELEAQVAELTAAVEAQNEQLQRQERTIKQLIKELRQGR
- a CDS encoding HalX domain-containing protein — translated: MQKRGETEEATVLVVDDEQDIADLYSTWLLTAHDVRTAHSGTEALQLADASVDVVFLDRQMPDMSGDEVLDTIAERGIDPAVVMVTAVDPDFDIVEMPFDEYLTKPVSREDLLDTVSEMLIRTTYDDRVQEYFAVASKKATLETQKNTPQLEASDEYQTVNERFEELRQRADATAAEIDDFESVFQQFPGNGLSSG